A part of Solibacillus sp. FSL H8-0538 genomic DNA contains:
- a CDS encoding TetR/AcrR family transcriptional regulator: MKRNKPKYKQIIDAAVIAIAENGYHQAQVSKIAKQAGVADGTIYLYFKNKEDILISVFQEKMGLFVDNLQDIIKNGSTSSEKLGQMIENHFSVLSSDRHLATVTQLELRQSNKEIRLKINSILKEYLMLLDQILIEGMVSGEFNPTMDVRIARQMVFGTVDEMTTTWVMNDYRYDLMELSPKVRELLLNGLKA, translated from the coding sequence TTGAAACGAAACAAACCCAAATATAAACAAATAATCGATGCTGCTGTCATTGCGATTGCAGAAAACGGTTATCATCAGGCGCAAGTGTCAAAAATTGCAAAACAGGCTGGCGTTGCAGATGGCACTATTTATTTATACTTCAAAAACAAAGAAGATATATTAATTTCTGTTTTTCAAGAAAAAATGGGGCTTTTTGTAGACAATTTACAAGATATAATAAAAAATGGAAGTACATCATCTGAGAAATTAGGACAGATGATCGAAAACCATTTTAGCGTATTGTCGAGTGATCGCCATCTAGCAACTGTAACTCAATTAGAACTACGGCAGTCGAATAAAGAAATTAGACTGAAAATTAATTCAATTCTAAAAGAATATTTGATGCTACTTGATCAGATTTTAATTGAAGGTATGGTATCGGGAGAATTCAATCCAACGATGGATGTTCGTATTGCACGTCAAATGGTCTTTGGCACAGTCGATGAAATGACAACAACATGGGTAATGAATGATTATCGTTATGATTTAATGGAGCTCTCTCCGAAAGTAAGGGAATTGCTACTAAATGGGTTAAAAGCTTAA